The region TGCCAGGGAACCGAAGATGTGAAGGCAAAGCAACGCCGTTATAATTAGTCGCTTCATTTTTTCTTCGTCTTTGATTCAGCGTTATCACCAGCCGCTGGCTTGTAAAAGTCTGCCGGGAACCCGTTTATTTTCCGCCATAACTCGTACCATATAGGCACATTGTTTAGCAGTGCAATAGCCTGGCAGCCGGTACCATAACGTACATTTGCAGGCCAGGCCTTTGTAGTTTCATCTGGCTTTACCCAAACCTTAAATTTACCCATAGCATCAATGCTGTTATCTACGGCCACAACACGCCCGCTAAAGAGGCCGTAAGATGCTTGCGGCCATCCGGAAAATACAATTGCCGGGAAGCCGTCGAACTGGATGCGCACCAGTTGACCTGCATGTACCAGCGGCAAGTCATTAGGATCGACACTTATTTCTACTGCTTTACTAAATGTTGTAGGTACAATAGTTAAAAGCTTTTCACCGTCTTTTAATATCTCACCTATACCCGCCTTTATGCTGCGTAAAACCTGCCCGCTTTGTGGCGCAAGAATATAGTGGAAACCTTGCCGGGTACGGTAATTAGTAAGCTGATTGCGCAACTTGGCGGCTTCGCCTGTACCGGTGGCAGCCTGAGACAGCGCGGCAAACCGTTCGCCATTGGTTTTGGACAACTTTTCGGTATAATCCTGTTCTACCGACGATAGCTCCAGGCGAATGTTAAGCAGCTCATTTTTACTGTTATAGTATTTATTCTCGCTGCTGATTTTTTTCGCCAGTGCATCCTGGTAATATTGCTGTCGCTGCTCCAGCTCGGTTAGTGACTTTAACCCGGCAGTGTAGAGCTCTTTTTGCCGTTTTAACTGCGCATCTGCTATAGTAAACTGGTTATTAGCCGCCAGCATGCTAATGCTGTCAGACTGTACCTGCAAGTTGTACTGCTTTAATTTATTATTCAACTGCGCTAACTTTAACTGTAAAGCTTGCCCTAATGCCGCTAGCTGTTTGTCGGCTGTTAACACTTTACTTTGATAAAATCCAGCCGCTTCGTTTTTAGCCTTTAGCTGCTCTGCAGTACGGTCGGTTAACTCAGGGTCCAGGTAGTCATCTTTAACTTCGGTTATTTGTGCCAGCGTATCACCCCGCTTAACAAAACTGCCGTCCTTAACGTACCACTTAACTATACGGCCCGGTATAATGCTATTGACCTCTTGTGGCCTTTGTTGCGGGTCAAGCGCCGAAACTTCCCCTTTTGATTGTATGTTTTGTGTCCATGGCAGAAACAAGATAACCAATACCAAAATGATGAAAGCGGCAAGCCATTTTATTTTGTTTTGGCTATGATTGTTCTGCATAGCCATCTGAAAGGACCTATAACCCGAAATGGATTCTACGTTGATATTCTTTTCTAAAAACATAACTAAGCTTTTTGGGTGGTTGACAGATCAATAACCTTGTCGCATCTTTTAATAAACTCCGGATTGTCGGTTATGGCCATGACGGTAAATGTTCTGTCATTCATCAACTTTTCCGTAATTAACCTTCTGTAAGGCTCTTCTATGTTTTGCCATCCGCTTTCCAGCAGCAGCAGGCTTGGCTTTGCTAACATGCAACGTGCAATTAATATTTTCTGTACCGCCGTGTCAGACAGCTTTTGCCCTAATGGATCAAGGATGGATTGATAGCCTTGTTCTCTTGATGAAATGTAGTCTGCCAGGCCTACCAGGTTACAAACCTCAATGACCGAGGAGATGCCAATTTTTTCGTTGCCTAAAGTAAGGTTATCCCAAAACGTGCCGCTAAACAGCTCTTCACGTGCAAAATACACCGCTACTTTACTGCGCCATTGCTCAGCCGGTAAATTTTGTAAAGGCACTCCGTTAACTAAGATCTGGCCCTTGTAACTGCCGTACAATCCTGCCAGTACCCGCAGTAAAGTTGTTTTCCCGCTTCCTTCGGTCCCGCGTATGCACACCTTTTCTCCTGGTTTAACAGCAAAAGACAGATTGTTTATCACCTGCTTACCTTCCTGGTAAGCAAAGCTTAAATTGGCTACGCTTATATCTACAGATTGGCTCATGTCCGCGTCGGTAATGCTTAATTTGCTACTTTCTGGATCGTGAGGTTTTTGTAAAACCTTATCCAGTTTTTCTATAGATGTCATTACATCATAAACCGTTTCCAGGCTTACGATCAACTTTTCTACCGAGCTCAGCGTTCCGATAATAATAATCTCGGCCGCCACAAACTGACCAAGGTTAATTTGCTGGCGAATAAGCAGCAAAGAACCAATAATAAGCATAGCTGCAGTAATGGTCACTTTAAAAGCGATGAGCACACGGTATTGTAAGATCAGCACGTTAAAATGCTCGGTACGCGCGTCCAGGTATCCGGCGGTTAATTTGTCTGTTTTTTTAAGGTGCAATCCGAAATTTTGCGAAAACTTGAAGGTCTTGACTGCCCTTGAAATTTCCTCCAGCCAGTGTGCAACCTGGTATTTGTAATCACTTTCTTCAATACTGCTTCGTAAACCTTTAGGGCTGGTTAAATAAAATATAATTAATACCACTGCCAGCAGCACAATGCCAAATACAATAAATATTGGGTGGTAAAAACTAAGTAATATAAGACCGAACAATATCTGGATAGATGCCGCAGGAATGTCAAGCAACAATTTGGACAGGCCTTTTTGCAAGCTTGCAGTATCAAAAAACCGGTTCACCAACTCCGGCAAATAGTAGTTATCTACACTGAGTAAATCAATTTTTGGAATGCGGTAGGCATATGCAAATGTAAGCCGTGCAAATATACGCTGCTGTATGCGCTCAGATACTCTCATTTGCATTACCTGCAAAATACCTGCAAGCATTACGCCAAGTACTACAAAGCAAATTAGTACAATTAACGACGCCGAAAGTATCCCCCCAAACAGCAAACCTATGATGGCCTGAATGCCCAAAGGCAGCGATAGTTGTATTATACCACCAAGCGCTGCAAAAAAATATATGTAGCTTACTTCTTTGCGTTCCAGATTAACCAGCTGTAATAGCTTTTTTGTTGCGCTTTTTACGGATACAGATGTGCTCTCAGCCATTGGTAATTTCAATTAAATTAAGCTTTGCAATGCAAACTTCATTAGTCCATAAACCATAATTTGATTGAACCAGACGATCTAAATGGCTATTAACTTCAGGATGCTTTAGGCTTTTCATTCTCTCCTTTGTGCTTAGTTAAAATCTGAAAAAAGATAAGTATTTTAAATAAGTAGCAAGCAAAAATCCGCTTGCTATTTGGTTCCCTATCTGCGGCAAAAATACGCTTATCGAAGCATTTGCTTTAATTTATGTTTATTATACAAACCATAAACATATTAAATACATACTATATCTCTAATCCTTATTGACGTTTTCATAGCGCGGCATATAACCATAATTTTATCCTATGCTATACATTAAAAACATAAATAAAAACTTATGTATTAAAATCTACTCTTTTGCATAAAATAAAATTTATGACAACTGAAAAATTAGAAAACCTGACCAAAACCGACCAACGCTATCAATTGATCAAAGGCGATTTTTCTCCCGGTGACGCTATGGATGTAATGAACAATCTTATCTCCGGTAAGATAAACTTCCATACTCTCCGCAACTTTAGTATTAGAGAGCGCTCGGGCGAGCCTGATATTTACTCGCTGAGGCGAATACAGGAACTAAATAGAGCTTCTGAGTCTATAAAGCTCATCGTAAGGCAAGCACAGGAACAAGGCAGCACCTTGCGGATAAGCTCTGAAATTTTTATTGAAGTTATTGAAAACGCCAAAAAAAACAACCTGCAATGAACGGACACTTACTAAATGTAGTTATTGTTTCGCCTGCAATGTTTATGGCGACGGCAATGGTAGCTAACCGGCAATTTGGCGCCAGCTTAAGGTTAATTAAACGTATGAGCCTAATTGCAACAACGCTGGCTATAATTACCGTTGCATTTATTGCAATTACAACAACTATAACCGGCTCTGCGGAGAGCAACTTGTTTGTGGCAGAAGGTTTAGGTATCAGTTTGCGCTTTGATCCCCTAAGTGTTATCATGTTCACAATGATTGCGCTTATCAGTTTTGTGGTAGTAAAGTTTAGCTTTAATTACCTTGATGGCGACGCAAAGCAAGGCATTTTTATCGGCAGGCTTTCGGCAACCATCGCTTCCGTTCAATTTTTGGTTCTCTCGGGTAATTTGGGGATACTTTTAGTTAGCTGGGTATTAACAAGTGTGTTTTTACACCGGCTATTATTGTTTTATCCTGATAGACCGGGCGCAATTATTGCCGCCCGGAAAAAATTCATCATAGCCCGTGTAGGTGACGCTTGTTTAATAATTGCTATTATCCTGTTATATAAAGAGTTTGGAACTGGCAACCTCAATTACATATCCAAGCAGGTTAAAGCACATTTTGCACATGGTACATTGCCCGGTGAAGTAGAAGCTTCTGCTGTTTTTCTGGCCTTAGCTGCAATGTTAAAATCTGCGCAATTCCCTACACATGGCTGGCTGATAGAAGTGATGGAAACACCTACGCCGGTATCGGCCCTGCTACATGCGGGCCTATTAAATGCAGGCCCTTTTTTAATCATCAGGATGGCCTTCATCATTCACGCGAGTACCTACGCCCCGCTTTTACTGATAAGCATAGGAGGCTTTACAGCATTGTTTGCGTCGGCGGTGTACCTCACCCAAACTTCCATAAAAACAGCGTTAAGCTACTCCAGCGTCGCGCATATGGGCTTTAGTTTACTGGTATGCGGCCTTGGCGTATTCCCGGCAGCAATGCTTCACCTTGTGGCACATTCATTTTACAAAGCACATGCCTTTTTATCATCAGGCAGCACCATAGATGTGCTGCGGGCTTCAAAATTCGAGTCGGTTAAAAGGACAGGAAATCCTGTTAAAATTATTATCGGGATAACGCTTGCCTTAATTGTTTACACAGGTTTTGCAGGCATGCTGGGTGTAGATACAACTAAACACTTCTCACTGTTTGCAATAGGAGCAATTATGGTACTTGGGCTTTCCAGGCTTTTAACCTCGGTTACAGATTCAAACGGGAGCGCAGCCCTGCTGTTAAGAGCAGGGTTTATCACGATGTTGATTTCAGTAGCCTTTTTTAGCCTTGAGGCTTTAAGCAATCATCTGATTGCAGCAGAAGTTCCAGAGATCGGACCAAATACAGCCACACAAAAACTCTTTATGAGCATTTTGCTCTGCGCGTTTGCTGCCGCAGTACTTATACAAATACTTGCACCCATAATCCCTAATCGAAATTCCTATCGCTCAATTGCGCTGCACATCAGGAATGGATTATATGTCAACTCTGCTTTTGACCGCCTGATTGGATCATTAACCATCTACTCTACCGGGAAAACATCATCGGGGTTGATAAGGGGTAAAAAGCAGTAACACGAGCAGCAACAATACCCGCTTAAATAATCGGCGTAAGCCTTAACATTAACTGCAACAACAATGAATAATATAATGGAAGATAATGTAGCAGAACTACAGAAGCACACGTCCACAGCTTTGTTTAACGCTTTAAACGTGGTTTGCAAAAAAATTGCCCCGGCATGGTCGTTACAGCATTTTGTTGCGGTGAACCCTTACATGGGTTTAACCGAATTAAAATTTACGGACGCTGCTAAGGACCTTGCTGTAGCGGCAGGTATACAAATGACCTTACCAGTAAGCTTCTATCTGAAAAAGCTGGAGGAACAGCAGATAACTATTAATGATGTAGCGATAGTTTTAAGTAAAAAGTACCCCAATGAAAAATCTGATGTAAACGTTTTCCTTAATAAGCTGCGGGACTTTGATGATACAGAAAAGCAATCAGACATAATTTTAACGGTAGCTGATACCGCTTGTAAGGCCACCGGAAAAGATTGGGGCCGCTTTGTCACCACGAGAGTGGCGGCTTGGGCTGCAACTTACTTTGACCAGGGGCAGGCAATTTGGGCCACTACCAACCCGGATGAAAGTATATACACCTCCTGGAAAAAGGAAGCTGCATGGGATTTTAATCCGGAGATTATGGGACTAGCCGGCTTTAGGGCATTTGTAAAAAGTTTACCTGATAACCCGCTGCAGGCTGCCCAATTTGCACTAGGCAGCCTTGGCATACCAGAAGAAGGACTCTCTATATACCTTCATCGCTTGCTATTGCGCGTTGGTGGCTGGGCAGCATATATTGCCCGTGTTGATTTTGACAACAAACTATATGGCAACGGTGACGAAAAGCTGGTTGAACTCCTGGCAATATTGATATGCTGGGAAGCATGTTTGCTTAATACAATAAAGGATACTGAGATACAACTACAATGGAGAGATGTGTGCGCTAACCTTGCATTAGCACCAATAAAGGGTGAGCTTGACAGCAGCTTAACCCGGAAACTTATTTTACAGGAAGCTTTTGACTTGGCCATGCAAAATAAATTGATAGCCAGGTTGCAGTCTTCACAACAAGCAGCAAGGCCGTATGCTATCGCCCCGAAAGCACATGCTATTTTTTGCATAGATGTACGCTCGGAGGTGTTCAGGAGAAACATGGAGCTGGTAGATAATGCCATTGAGACGCTGGGTTTTGCCGGCTTTTTTGCATTTCCTATAAAGTATATTCCACTAGGGCAACAGGAGGGGCAGGCGCAATGCCCGGTGTTGTTGAAAACAGGGCCCGTGATTGCTGAAGAAATCCCTGAAAATAAGTTGCATAAACAAGCGGTAACAAAAAGGATATTAACACACCAGGTAAATCAACTTTGGAAGTCTTTTAAATCTGGTGCAGTAAGCTGCTTTAGTTTTGTAAGCCCAATGGGGTTGTTTTACCTGCCAAAACTGTTTACCGATTCATTTGGCATTACAAGACCAGTTCCCCATCCGGATAGCACCGGGTTAACAGCGGCGAATTCCGCAAAAACGCGTGTAAGTTTATCTTATGCCCGGCATGGCAAAGACACATTAGGAATACCATTGGACCAACAAGTAGAAATGGCCAAAAATGCGTTAACGGCAATGTCCCTAACCTCCAACTTCGCTCCTTTTGTGTTGATTGTGGGGCACGGCTCAACAAGTGTAAATAATCCCCATGCAACAGGGCTGGATTGTGGTGCTTGTGGCGGGCACACGGGTGAAGCTAACGCTAAAGTAGCTGCAGAAATACTGAATGACGAATTAGTTAGAAAACAGCTAAATAAGTCAGGAATTTACATTCCGGAAAATACCATGTTTATGGCCTGCCTACATGATACAACAACAGACAAGGTGACCGTTTACAATGAATACATCCTTCCTGCAGACCGCGTTGCAGAGTGGAAAGATGTAAAAATATCACTCGAACTTGCCGGCAAAGCTTCCCGTGCAGAAAGGCTGTTAAGAATGGCTGTTGATCCTAATCAGGATGCAGACGATGCAATAATGGCCCGGAGCAAAGATTGGTCGCAGATACGCCCGGAATGGGGTTTAGCGGGTTGTTCGGCCTTTGTGGTGGCTCCGCGCTCAAGAACGAAAGGAATAAACCTCGGCGGAAAATCTTTTCTGCATTCTTACGAATGGGAAAAGGATCATGACTTTAAGGTTCTTGAACTGATTATGACCGCTCCTATGGTAGTAACCAGCTGGATAAATCTGCAGTATTATGCCTCTACCACGGATAACAAAACTTTCGGATCAGGTAACAAGGCACTACATAACATAACAGCAGGCGTAGGTGTAGTAGAAGGTAGCTCAGGTGATTTAAGGATTGGCCTGCCGTGGCAGTCTGTGCATGATGGTGCCCAGTATCAGCATGAGCCATTGCGTTTAAGTGTGGTTATCGAAGCTCCTCTAAAGGCAATGAATGATGTCTTGAAAAAGCACGCGTCTGTCCGAAACCTTTGTGACAACAACTGGATCTACCTACTTGCGATGGATACAGAAGGTAAAGTTTCGCACCGCTACACCGGAAATTATACTTGGGAAATAGTAAACCAACCTGAAGCTTGCTAACGCAGGAGTGTTAAACTGTTTCTATCCAGGAAAAGTGCTTCTCTATTATTGCCGCCTTGTGCTGGCGTACGTGTTCCAGGTACGCAGAAGCTACGGGCGGCAATTTTTTGTTTTTCAGCCAAATTAACCGCCAGCGGGATCTGATCGGAAAATCAGCCACTGGGATAATCTTTAAATCGCCATCCTGCACCTCATTTCTGATACCAATAAGCGGCATTACCGAATAACCCAGGCCGGCTATAACCGCTTGTTTAACCGCCTCGTTAGAGGTAAGTTCTAACCGCTTTTTCAGATGTATTTTCTTCTTTTCCAAAAACTTTTCCATCACCATTCGGGTGGCCGAACCTTCTTCCCGATAAATCATGGGCAGTTGCTCCAGTAATTGTATGTTTTTAGCCGGAACCTCTAACTTGCTTTCCGCATCACCAACTAAAAAAAGCTTGTTTTCAAGCAGCAGCTCCTCTTCTATCTTTAGTTTGTCGGGCAATACGGAAACTAAACCAAAATCTGCTTCATTGTTTTCAAGTGCTTTTATAACTGCTGCCCTGTTAGTCACATCCATTGTGAGCTCTATTGAAGGATTCTCATTGATGAAAGCAGATAAGAAATAAGGCATCACATACTTACCCGTAGATACAACAGCCATTTTCAGCCGGCCATATAACCTCCCCTTAAATGCGCTGGTACGGTAGTCAATTTCTTCTACCTGGTTAAGTATTTGCTGGGCCAACTCAGCTATTTCTTTCCCAAAATCAGTCACATATAATTGTCGGCCAATAACTTCTGTTAAAGGTATATCAAATTGATCTTGAAAATTTTTCAGCTGTATGGATACGCCCGGTTGAGTAAGAAAAAGCTCTTCTGCTGCTTTGGTAATACTTTGCGCCTGAACTACTTTAGAGAAAACTTGCAGCTGGTGCAGTGTATATTTCATAAACTATTTTTATGGATTACGCTGCTAATATAATTTATTTTAAACAACTGCCTTTAAGTTATAACCGGTTGTCGCCTGCATTCAAAAAACGACTATAAACAGGGATGTTCTAATCAGGAACTGCGCGATAAGACTCTACCTAAACAGAGCAACAGCAGATTAGTGACCAGATATTTGCCTGTAAAATTTACAGCAAAAACTTGTTAAATTCACCAGGCAATACCATAAGTGGAACTTTGGTATTTACAGCAAGTTTTTGGGAATGACTATTAAAAAAGCTGTTGTTGCGATGTACCATTACTATCATGTCTATAATACCGTTTTCTGTTAACCATTGCAGCCCTTCGTTTACACCGGTACTTTGCAAGCTTCTGTAGTAGATGTTTGGATAGTCTACCTTACAGGTTACATCACTTAAAAAAGAATCGATTAGCTTTTGGTCCTGATCGGGTACTTGCAACACATGGCTGATTAGTATTTCAGCATTATAATACCTTGCAAAGCCGGCCAGACTTTGCAAGATGTCAATGTCGGCTTCGCTTAAATCTGTTGCAAATGCGATCTTCTTTATCGGGCGGTATTTGTAGGCCTTAGGAACCAGCAGCAATGGAAAACCAGCTTTACTAATTAACTCACGGCTATTGCTCCCAAGCGCAAATCTCGAAAAAACATTTGCACCCGACATACCCATTACCACCAAATTAACATCATCATCGCTTACCAGGTTCCTTACAAAGTCGGTTACATCCCCAAACCCTGTTGTATGATGAATATGCGGCCTAAATCCTTCCTCCTGATTATCCAATTGCCTTTCCAGGGTTGTAACCAGGTAATTGAGTTCGGCGTCAGATTTATCTTTCAGATCGTCTGCGTCTGGCATTGGCCATACTACCTGTGCGGCCATCACA is a window of Mucilaginibacter terrenus DNA encoding:
- a CDS encoding HlyD family secretion protein, with the translated sequence MFLEKNINVESISGYRSFQMAMQNNHSQNKIKWLAAFIILVLVILFLPWTQNIQSKGEVSALDPQQRPQEVNSIIPGRIVKWYVKDGSFVKRGDTLAQITEVKDDYLDPELTDRTAEQLKAKNEAAGFYQSKVLTADKQLAALGQALQLKLAQLNNKLKQYNLQVQSDSISMLAANNQFTIADAQLKRQKELYTAGLKSLTELEQRQQYYQDALAKKISSENKYYNSKNELLNIRLELSSVEQDYTEKLSKTNGERFAALSQAATGTGEAAKLRNQLTNYRTRQGFHYILAPQSGQVLRSIKAGIGEILKDGEKLLTIVPTTFSKAVEISVDPNDLPLVHAGQLVRIQFDGFPAIVFSGWPQASYGLFSGRVVAVDNSIDAMGKFKVWVKPDETTKAWPANVRYGTGCQAIALLNNVPIWYELWRKINGFPADFYKPAAGDNAESKTKKK
- a CDS encoding peptidase domain-containing ABC transporter, which gives rise to MAESTSVSVKSATKKLLQLVNLERKEVSYIYFFAALGGIIQLSLPLGIQAIIGLLFGGILSASLIVLICFVVLGVMLAGILQVMQMRVSERIQQRIFARLTFAYAYRIPKIDLLSVDNYYLPELVNRFFDTASLQKGLSKLLLDIPAASIQILFGLILLSFYHPIFIVFGIVLLAVVLIIFYLTSPKGLRSSIEESDYKYQVAHWLEEISRAVKTFKFSQNFGLHLKKTDKLTAGYLDARTEHFNVLILQYRVLIAFKVTITAAMLIIGSLLLIRQQINLGQFVAAEIIIIGTLSSVEKLIVSLETVYDVMTSIEKLDKVLQKPHDPESSKLSITDADMSQSVDISVANLSFAYQEGKQVINNLSFAVKPGEKVCIRGTEGSGKTTLLRVLAGLYGSYKGQILVNGVPLQNLPAEQWRSKVAVYFAREELFSGTFWDNLTLGNEKIGISSVIEVCNLVGLADYISSREQGYQSILDPLGQKLSDTAVQKILIARCMLAKPSLLLLESGWQNIEEPYRRLITEKLMNDRTFTVMAITDNPEFIKRCDKVIDLSTTQKA
- a CDS encoding proton-conducting transporter transmembrane domain-containing protein; the encoded protein is MNGHLLNVVIVSPAMFMATAMVANRQFGASLRLIKRMSLIATTLAIITVAFIAITTTITGSAESNLFVAEGLGISLRFDPLSVIMFTMIALISFVVVKFSFNYLDGDAKQGIFIGRLSATIASVQFLVLSGNLGILLVSWVLTSVFLHRLLLFYPDRPGAIIAARKKFIIARVGDACLIIAIILLYKEFGTGNLNYISKQVKAHFAHGTLPGEVEASAVFLALAAMLKSAQFPTHGWLIEVMETPTPVSALLHAGLLNAGPFLIIRMAFIIHASTYAPLLLISIGGFTALFASAVYLTQTSIKTALSYSSVAHMGFSLLVCGLGVFPAAMLHLVAHSFYKAHAFLSSGSTIDVLRASKFESVKRTGNPVKIIIGITLALIVYTGFAGMLGVDTTKHFSLFAIGAIMVLGLSRLLTSVTDSNGSAALLLRAGFITMLISVAFFSLEALSNHLIAAEVPEIGPNTATQKLFMSILLCAFAAAVLIQILAPIIPNRNSYRSIALHIRNGLYVNSAFDRLIGSLTIYSTGKTSSGLIRGKKQ
- a CDS encoding YbcC family protein; protein product: MNNIMEDNVAELQKHTSTALFNALNVVCKKIAPAWSLQHFVAVNPYMGLTELKFTDAAKDLAVAAGIQMTLPVSFYLKKLEEQQITINDVAIVLSKKYPNEKSDVNVFLNKLRDFDDTEKQSDIILTVADTACKATGKDWGRFVTTRVAAWAATYFDQGQAIWATTNPDESIYTSWKKEAAWDFNPEIMGLAGFRAFVKSLPDNPLQAAQFALGSLGIPEEGLSIYLHRLLLRVGGWAAYIARVDFDNKLYGNGDEKLVELLAILICWEACLLNTIKDTEIQLQWRDVCANLALAPIKGELDSSLTRKLILQEAFDLAMQNKLIARLQSSQQAARPYAIAPKAHAIFCIDVRSEVFRRNMELVDNAIETLGFAGFFAFPIKYIPLGQQEGQAQCPVLLKTGPVIAEEIPENKLHKQAVTKRILTHQVNQLWKSFKSGAVSCFSFVSPMGLFYLPKLFTDSFGITRPVPHPDSTGLTAANSAKTRVSLSYARHGKDTLGIPLDQQVEMAKNALTAMSLTSNFAPFVLIVGHGSTSVNNPHATGLDCGACGGHTGEANAKVAAEILNDELVRKQLNKSGIYIPENTMFMACLHDTTTDKVTVYNEYILPADRVAEWKDVKISLELAGKASRAERLLRMAVDPNQDADDAIMARSKDWSQIRPEWGLAGCSAFVVAPRSRTKGINLGGKSFLHSYEWEKDHDFKVLELIMTAPMVVTSWINLQYYASTTDNKTFGSGNKALHNITAGVGVVEGSSGDLRIGLPWQSVHDGAQYQHEPLRLSVVIEAPLKAMNDVLKKHASVRNLCDNNWIYLLAMDTEGKVSHRYTGNYTWEIVNQPEAC
- a CDS encoding LysR family transcriptional regulator, whose amino-acid sequence is MKYTLHQLQVFSKVVQAQSITKAAEELFLTQPGVSIQLKNFQDQFDIPLTEVIGRQLYVTDFGKEIAELAQQILNQVEEIDYRTSAFKGRLYGRLKMAVVSTGKYVMPYFLSAFINENPSIELTMDVTNRAAVIKALENNEADFGLVSVLPDKLKIEEELLLENKLFLVGDAESKLEVPAKNIQLLEQLPMIYREEGSATRMVMEKFLEKKKIHLKKRLELTSNEAVKQAVIAGLGYSVMPLIGIRNEVQDGDLKIIPVADFPIRSRWRLIWLKNKKLPPVASAYLEHVRQHKAAIIEKHFSWIETV
- a CDS encoding universal stress protein, whose translation is MKTILVPTDFSPSATNAANYALEVARKVKANIKLCNAIKVPEEAVMAAQVVWPMPDADDLKDKSDAELNYLVTTLERQLDNQEEGFRPHIHHTTGFGDVTDFVRNLVSDDDVNLVVMGMSGANVFSRFALGSNSRELISKAGFPLLLVPKAYKYRPIKKIAFATDLSEADIDILQSLAGFARYYNAEILISHVLQVPDQDQKLIDSFLSDVTCKVDYPNIYYRSLQSTGVNEGLQWLTENGIIDMIVMVHRNNSFFNSHSQKLAVNTKVPLMVLPGEFNKFLL